Genomic window (Paraburkholderia phenazinium):
TTCCGAAGACGATTTCGTCAAGAAGTGGAACGGCCTCGTATTCGCGGTCGTGGGCAAGCCATTTATGGAGGATTCTCCGCTCTTGCAAGGCAACGAGTCGCTCGCGCTCAAACTGCGTGAACGTGCGCTGGAAAACGGTACGGCAGCGACTCCCTTTGTTGAATACGGTTTGATCAAGGCAGAGCTGTTCTGACTCATCATGGATCGAAACCTAATCACTGTCGGCTGCGCGTTATGCTTCACCACCTGCAGCCTTGCCTCCGTCGCGCACGCTGCCGAGCCGACGACAGCCCCTATTTTTGAAGACGTCGCCGCCGTCAAACTGCAACCGGTCGACGACACTATCCTCGCTGCGCAAAGCGGCAAAGGCATCGCAGGCGACATCATTTCCGGCGTCGTGGTGAACCTGCTGTCGCAATGGAACCTGCCCAACGGCACCACCGCCGTGGCGCAGGGCGCGCTCGCCATCGTCACCAACACGCTCAACCAGGTGTCCGTTCAGGTCGGCTCGTCCGCCGCCGTGATCGGCTCGAACAACACCTCGGGCAACGGCGCCAATCCGAACGCCAGCGCCACCGGCGGCCAGAACGCGAACGTCAACGGCGTCTCGCAGATCACCCAGGTAGCCGGTAATGGCAACTCCGGCAACAACCAGACGGTGATCGACTTCAACACCCCGTTGAACAGCCTCTCCGGCGGCACCTATAACAACGAGACATCCTCCTTCGCCAGCAACACCAGCGGCTCCGTCAAGGCCAGCGTCGCGTTCGGCAACGGCGGCATTTCGATCGCACTGCAGACACCGGCGGGCCTCGCCAGCCAAACGATCAACCCGGGTACTTCACAACAAGCCGGCCAGATCGCCCAGCTACTCCAGATTGCAGGTAATAACCAGCAAGTCGTCAACGCTTTGCAACTGCATTTGCAGACGCAACAGATGTCGGCCTCGATGCTTCGCCAACTCGGCGTATTACAAGCCCTGCAAAACACGGCGAGGAGATAACACACGGGCTGCAACCCGATGAAAAAGAGGAATACGAAGTATTGAAGCATCAAGGCGACCGCGCAATGCACAAGGAGACATGTGACGCGCTGTCAGAATACCGGGGGAACAAAAAATGACCAGACTTTCCACGACCGGGGCACCGCGCATGATGTTAGCGGCCATCCCTGCTGCAGTCTTGCTGTTCGCACTTTCACAAGGAGCCAGCGCGCAGGCGCTCGCGGATCAATCCGTAGAAGAACGGCTGAACACGCTGATGCGTGTGGTCAGCCAGCAGCAGAAGCAGATCAATTCGCTCGAACAACAGGTCACCAACCTCGAAATGTCGCAGCGCGGCCGGGGCGTACCGGGCGTCGGCGCACCGACCGACAGCGCCGCGGTCGCCGAGCAGCCCGGCGCCGACGGGCTGCCGGTGCCGCTCCCGCCGCTCGCCCAGGTCAACCCCGGGACGCCCGCGCCCGCCGGCGGCGGCACGGGCACCGCGACCGGCGTGCCGGTCAATCCGCCCACGCCGGATAACAGTAGCGGCGGCGGCCTGCCTGCTGCCACCGACGGCACCGGCGCCGTCGGCCAGACCCAGAAAGAAGCCCAGCCGGTGCGCACGCAATCGGAAGACGCCGTGGTGCAGAGCCAGCAGCACACGCCGCTGTTCGACCACAAGCTGACCTTCGACTGGGGCATCAGCGATACCTACTACGACCGCCGCCAGCTCCAACTGTCCGGCTTCCTCGCGCTCGATGCGATTTTCCTCGGCAACATCAATCTGGGCGAGACCAAGTCGCACCAGGTGATGGCGGACCTCGACACGCGCTACGGCATCACCGACCGGATCAGCGTCGACCTCGACGTGCCTTACATCTACCGGCACAGCAACTTCATCGTCGGCGGCGCGGGTGGCGCGGCGAGCACGCTGTCGGACGCGTCGGCGAATTCGAGCGACATCGGCGACGTCAACTTCGGGGTGTATTACGAGTTCCTGAAGGAGACCAACAATCTGCCGGACCTGGTCGGCAGCCTGCGCATCAAGACCCCGAGCGGTTCGTCGCCGTTCGGCATCAAGCTGCAGCAGGTCGACGCCGACAACACCAACCTCGTCGCGCCCAGCAAGCTGCCTACCGGCACAGGCTTCTGGAACATCACGGCGGGCTTGTCGGCCTTGAAGACGTACGATCCGGTCGTGCTGTTCGGCAGCATTTCGTACACCTACAATATCGCGCGCTCGTTCTCGGACATCTCTTCGGTCATCGGCCAGACCGAACCGGCGACCGTCAAGATCGGCGACGTCATCCAGTTCGGCGGCGGCGCGGCGCTGGCCTTCTCCGACAAGGACTCGGCGAGCGTGTCGTACACCATGGCACTGGAGCCGGAGTCGCAGACCAAGGCGCCTGGCGGCACTTACTCAAAGGTACCCGGCAGCGAGACCGCGGCGGCTGCCCTGACCTTTGGGTTGAATCACGTAGTGAACAAGCACCTGACGATCAACGGTTCGGTGTCGGTCGGGCTCACGCCCGATACGCCGAACTTCGTGGTCGGCGTGCGCTTTCCCTACACCTTCTGACGTGCCAACGATACGAGGTTGATCGTGCGCGAATCATCCCATCTGACCAGTGTTGCACCGCCCTCAGGCACGCATCTCTCTTTGGCACGGCCGCAGGAAGTCCTCGCCGGGGTGCCCCGGGAGCTGCCCGTGGGGCGCGCCCTGGACGCTTCGATACGACGCGCGCAGGACACCGCCGCAGGGTCGCAAGAGGCGCCGAAGCCCCCGCATGCGCAGAGCGAGCGGGCGCTGCTGTACGTCGCACGCACGCCGGACGAAACGCTCACCGCGCATTTGAAGAGCCGCGGCTGGAACGTCATGGTCGCGCGCTCGGCGCACGAAGCGGGTCGCCTCATCAAGCCCGACGTGGTCTGCGCGGGGATCGTCGATCTGGCGAGCTTTGCCGCGCGCGACCTGGGCGGCCTCGAAGCGGGGCTGCGTCAGCAGCAGATCGGCTGGATTGCGCTGTCCACTTCCGAGCGTCTTACCGATCCGGAAGTGCGCCGCCTGATCCGCCACTACTGTTTCGACTACGTCAAGATACCGGTTGCCAACGCCACGATCGATTACCTCGTCAGTCACGCGTTCGGCATGGTGACGTTGTGCGATCCCGACGACATCGGCAGCGCGCCGGCCTCCGACGAAGACGAAATGGTCGGCACCTGCGAGGCGATGCAGCAACTGTTTCGCACCATCCGCAAGGTCGCCAACACGGACGCCAGCGTGTTCATCTCGGGCGAATCGGGCACCGGCAAGGAACTCACCGCGCTGGCGATCCACGAACGCTCGCGGCGGCGCAAGGCGCCCTTCATCGCCATCAACTGCGGGGCGATTCCGCATCATCTGCTGCAGTCCGAACTATTCGGCTACGAACGCGGCGCGTTCACCGGCGCCAACCAGCGCAAGATCGGCCGGGTCGAAGAGGCGGACGGCGGGACGCTGCTGCTCGACGAGATCGGCGACCTGCCGCTGGAAAGCCAGGCGAGCCTGCTGCGCTTCCTGCAGGAAGGCAAGATCGAGCGGCTGGGCGGCCGCGAATCGATTCCCATCGACGTGCGCATCATCTCGGCCACTCACCTGGACCTCGAAACCGCGATGCGCGACGGACGGTTCCGCGCCGACCTGTTCCATCGCCTGTGCGTGCTGCGCGTCGACGAGCCACCACTGCGCGCCCGCGGCAAGGACATCGAGATCCTCGCTCATCACATCATGCACAAGTTCAAGACCGACAGCGCGCGCAAGATCCGCGGCTTCACGCCGTCGGCGATCGAGGCCATGTACAACTACAACTGGCCGGGCAACGTGCGCGAGATGATCAACCGCGTGCGCCGCGCCATCGTGATGGCGGAAAACAAGCTGATTTCCGCCGAGGACCTCGATCTGGCCCATTTCACCGCGCAGCAGACCATGAGCCTGGCGCAAGCCCGCGAAGCCGCCGAAAAGCGCGCGATCGAAGCCGCGCTGCTGCGCCACCGGCATCGCCTGTGCGAGGCGGCGCTGGATCTGGGCGTCTCGCGCGTGACGCTGTCGCGCCTGATGGGCGCGTACGGTCTGCGCGAGATGAGCGCGCCGGACGAGGAAGGGTTGCCCAATGAGCGTGCCGAGGCAAGCGAGTGACGGCGCGGGCCCGCATGCCCCACTCCGCCCGCACACACCGATGTAGCCGACCCGGGGTGGGCGTCAGGTAGAATCGGAGCGATTACGTTCCCGTGTTCACTCGATGACGACGCTCACCCTGATCGTCGCTCGCGCCCGCAACGGCGTGATCGGCCGCGACAACCAGCTACCCTGGCGCCTGCCCGAGGATCTTGCGTTCTTCAAGCGCACGACCATGGGCGCCCCCATCATCATGGGCCGCAAGACCCATGAGTCGATCGGCCGGCCGTTGCCGGGACGGCGCAATATCGTCGTCACCCGCGATGCGGCGCGCCGCTTTACCGGCTGCGACACCGCCACCAACCTCGAGGACGCGCTCAGGCTGGCGGCTCAGGACCAGGCGCCGGAAGCCTTCCTGATCGGCGGCGCCGAACTGTATGCCGAAGGACTGCGCCACGCCGACAAGCTCGTCATCACGGAAATCTCGATCGACTTCGAAGGCGACGCTCACTTCGCCGCGCTCGATCCGCAGGAATGGGAAGAAGTGGCCCACGAGACGCACCGCGCCCACGCGCCCAACGAGTTCGACTACGCGTTTGTGACGTACCGGCGCAAGGGCGCCGTGGCGGGGGCGCGCGAGGCGTCGGCTTAAGCGGGTACGCGGCGCTGGGGGTAGATAGCGTCGTCAGGCGCCCGCCGGCGCACGCAAACAAAAACGCCACGGAAAGTACTTTCCGTGGCGTTTTGCTTTATGCAGCGCACCAGCCCGGCGCGTTGCCGCGCCGCTGGCTGCGCAGGCCTTACTGCCCAGCGATCGTCATCCGTTCGATCAGCACCGAGCCGGTCTGCTTGGTGCCGCGCACGAGCGTGTCCGCGCCGATCGCGACGATGTGGTGGAACATCTCCTGCAAGGTGCTCGCCACCGTGATCTCTTCCACCGGGTACTGGATCTTGCCGTTCTCGACCCAGAAACCCGACGCGCCGCGCGAATAGTCGCCCGTCACGTAGTTGACGCCCTGCCCCATCAGTTCGGTCAGCAGAAGGCCCGTGCCGAGTTTCTTCAGCATCGCCTCGAAATCGTCCTCCGGACGCGTCTTCGAGCTCAGCAGCTTCAGGTTGTGCGAGCCGCCGGCGTTGCCGGTGGTCTGCATGCCGAGCTTGCGCGCCGAGTAGGTGGACAGGAAGTAGCCTTCCACCACGCCGTCCTTCACCACCGAGCGCTGCTTCGTGCGCACGCCTTCTTCGTCGAACGGGGCGCTGCCCATGGCGCGGGCTACGTGCGGGTCTTCGACGATCTGCACGTGCGGCGCGAACACCGGCTTGCCGAGACTGTCGACGAGGAACGAGGTCTTGCGGTACAGCGCACCGCCGCTCACCGCCTGCACGAACGCGCCGAGGATGCCCGCCGCCAGCGGCGCCTCGAACAGCACCGGCACCTTGCGCGTGTCGAGACCGCGGGCGCCGATGCGCGCCAGCGCGCGTTGCGCGGCATAGCGGCCAACGGCTTCGGGATCGGCCAGTTCTGCCGCGCTGCGCTGCGAGGTGTACCAGTCGTCGCGCTGCATGTTGCGGCCGCTGCCGGCGATCGGCGCGCACGCCACATAGTGGCGCGAATACGGGTAGCCGGAGAGGAAGCCGCGCGACGTCGCCAGCACGAACTGCGAGTGCTGGGCGGAGACGCTGGCGCCTTCCGAATTGCGGATCTGCGGATCGGTGGCGAAGGCCGCGTCTTCGGCGCGGCGGGCGATCTCCACCGCTTCGTCGGCGGTGAGGTTCCACGGATGATACAGATCGAGGTCACGCGGCGCGGTTTCGAGCAGCTCGGCCTCGGCGAGGCCTGCGCAGTCGTCTTCCGCCGTGAAGCGCGCGATGTTGTAGGCGGCCGCGACCGTATCCTTCAGCGCCTGCGGCGAAAAGTCCGAGGTGCTCGCATTGCCGCGCTTGTTGCCGATGAAAACCGTGACGCCGACCATCTTGTCGCGGTTATGTTCGATTGTCTCGACCTCGCCACGCCGCACGGAGACGGACAGGCCGTCGCCCTCGGAGATTTCAGTCGCCGCGTCGGTGCCGCCGAGCGACTTTGCGTGACGCAGGATGTCCGAGGCGATTTCCTTCAGTTCATCCTGGGTATGCGGGAAAAAGCGCTGTCTGACGTCCATGTCTGCTGCCATATTCGTTGCCGTCCTTCGTTGCGTCCTGGGCGGGGCCGCGAGCGGCCCTCCGGTGTGTTCTCAAGTACGTCGCTACGTATCCCGCGATCATAGCAAGGTCCGCGCGGACGCACCTGGCATTTGCTGCGCCGAAAAGGCGTAACGGCTGGAGGCGCGGGCACGGCACGCTACAATATCGGTATGACACGCAAAACCCGCATTCAACCGATGGAACCCGCCGCCGACAACGTCGTCGACGAAAACGGGTATGACCGTCCCAGTAAATCCCAGCTCAAGCGCGAAATGCACGCGCTGCAGGAGTTGGGCGAGGCGCTGATCGCGCTGCCGAAAGATGCTTTGAAACGCATGCCGATGCCCGAAAAGCTCGACGACGCCGTGCGCGAAGCGCGCCGCATCACCGATCACGAGGGCAAGCGCCGCCAGGTCCAGTACGTGGGCCGCGTGATGCGCTCGCTGCACGAAGACGAAACGGCCGCGCTGCGTACCGCGCTGGACTCGTACAACGGCGTCAACAAGGCCGAAACGGCGCGCATGCACTGGATCGAGCGCACCCGCGAGAAGCTGCTCGCCGACGACGCCGCGCTCACCGAATTCATCCGCCAGCACCCGGCCGCCGATCCGCAGGAAGGCCGCACGCTGATCCGCAACGCCCGCAAGGAGGCGCAGCAGAGCAAGCCGCCGCGCTATTTCCGCGAGTTGTTCCAGTGGATCAAGCATGCGGACGGCCCGGCAGCGGCCGAGGATGATGCAGACGACGCCCCGGAAGACAACGATGACGAAGATCGCGCGTAGCCATCCCGACGAGATCGTGATCGGCCTGGTGTCGGTCAGCGACCGCGCCAGCACGGGCGTCTACGAGGACAAGGGGATTCCGGCGCTGCAGGAATGGCTCGGCACGGCGTTGAGCTCGCCCTGGCAGGCCGTCACCCGGCTGATTCAGGACGACGCGCCGACGATCTCCGCCACGCTCGTCGAACTGGTGGACCAGCTCGGCTGCGATCTGGTGCTGACCACCGGCGGCACCGGGCCGTCGCGGCGCGATGTCACGCCGGAGGCGACGCTGGCCGTCGGGACCAGGGAAATGCCGGGGTTCGGCGAGCAGATGCGGCAAATCAGCCTGAATTTTGTGCCGACCGCGATTCTGTCGCGCCAGGTGGCGGTGATCCGCGAGACGGCGGAGCATGCCGCGCTGATCGTGAATCTGCCGGGGCAGCCCAAGTCGATCCGGGAAACGCTGGAAGGCCTGCGCGACGAGGCGGGCACGGTGAAGGTGCCGGGCATTTTCGCCGCGGTGCCCTACTGCGTGGACCTGATCGGCGGTCCGTACGTGGAAACGAACGCCTCGGTCGTGAAGGCGTTCCGGCCGAAAACCGCCATTCGCGCGCCGCGGCCGGACTGAGCCGCGGAGCTTGCCCGCCCGGCTTGGCTGGCCTCGCCGGGTGGTGTCTAACGATAGATTCGGGCGCGCCCGGGCAGGTTCAGGCCTCGGCAACCGGCGCGCTGGCCGCCGGGATCAGAAAATGCTCACGGTAGTACTTGAGCTCGTCGATCGACTCGTGGATGTCGGCCAGCGCCGTATGCATGGCGCGCTTCTGGAAGCCCTTGTAGATGGCCGGCTGCCAGCGGCGGCACAGCTCCTTCAGCGTGCTGACGTCGAGATTGCGGTAATGGAAGAAGCGCTCCAGATCCGGCATCCAGCGCGCCATGAAGCGGCGGTCCTGGCAGATCGAATTGCCGCACATCGGCGATTTGCCTGGCGGGACGAACTGGCCGAGAAATTCGCGGATCTGCTCGGTGGCGTCCGCTTCGCTGACCGTCGAGGCGCGCACCCGGTCAATCAATCCCGAACGGCCGTGGGTGTTCTGGTTCCACTGATCCATTTTGGCGAGCGTTTCGTCGCTCTGATGGATGGCGAGCACCGGCCCTTCGACCAGCCTGTCGAGCGTCGAATTCGTCACGACGACGGCGATCTCGATGATGCGGTCGGTATCGGGCTCGAGCCCGGTCATTTCCATGTCCAGCCAGATCAGATTCATGTCGCTGCGCACGAGCGACGGCTGGTCAGCGGATTCGAGAATGTCAGTCATGAAGGGCAACCTTGGTGGAGAGCGCCACGCGCCCTGAGCGACGCGCGTTTTTGGCTGTTGAAACAGTTCGTTTTAGCGTGGCCCCGCCAGCCGGCGGGAACAAACATATAATTCTCGCATAGATACCACGGATTCCCCGGATGCCTACCCTGTACTTCACCGTTCTGTTCGCCATCGCCGTCGTGGCGATGGTCGGCACCAAGCTCTGGCTCGCGTCGCGGCAAATCCGCTTCGTCGCGGCGCATCGCGAGAAGGTGCCGGGCCAGTTCGCAGCCACGATCGCGCTCACGGCACACCAGCGCGCCGCCGATTACACGGTCGAACGCACGCGGCTGACGATGATCGAGATTGTCGTGAGCGCGGCCGTGCTGATCGGACTCACGCTGCTGGGCGGCGTGCAGGCGCTCGATCTCGCCATCTCCGACTGGCTTGGGCGCGGTTATGTCGGCCAGATTGCACTGATCGCGGCGGTCATCGCCATCACCAGCGTGATCGATCTGCCGTTCGACTACTACCGCCAGTTCGGCATCGAAGAGCGCTTCGGCTTTAACCGCATGGGCAAGGGCATCTTCTTCGCCGACCGCATCAAGGGCGTGCTGCTCGGCGCGGCTTTCGGGCTGCCGCTGCTGTTCGTCGTGCTGTGGCTGATGAACCAGGCCGGCAGCCTGTGGTGGCTGTGGACATGGGTGGTCTGGGTAGTGTTCCAGTTGCTGGTGCTGGTGCTGTATCCGTCGTTTATCGCCCCGCTCTTCAACAAGTTCGAACCGCTCAAGGACGAGGCGCTGAAAAGCCGCATCGAAGCGCTGATGAAACGCTGCGGCTTCGCGGCCAAGGGTCTGTTCGTGATGGACGGCAGCCGCCGCTCCGCCCATGGCAATGCCTACTTCACGGGCTTCGGCGCGGCCAAGCGCATCGTGTTCTTCGACACGCTGCTCGCGCGCCTGTCCGGCAGCGAAATCGAAGCGGTGCTCGCGCATGAGCTCGGTCACTTCAAGCGCCGTCATGTGATCAAGCGGATGATCGTGATTTTCGCCGTCAGCCTCGTGATGCTCGCGCTGCTCGGCTGGCTCATGCAGTGCGTGTGGTTCTACGAGGGGCTCGGCGTGCGGCCCTCGCTGCTGGGTGGCAACAGCGGACTCGCGCTGGTGCTGTTCTTCCTCGCACTGCCGGTGTTCCTGTTCTTCGTGACGCCGCTTAGCAGCCTCAGTTCGCGCAAGCACGAATTCGAAGCCGACGCGTTCGCCGCCACTCAAACCGATGCGCAGGATCTCGTCAAC
Coding sequences:
- a CDS encoding dihydrofolate reductase, with protein sequence MTTLTLIVARARNGVIGRDNQLPWRLPEDLAFFKRTTMGAPIIMGRKTHESIGRPLPGRRNIVVTRDAARRFTGCDTATNLEDALRLAAQDQAPEAFLIGGAELYAEGLRHADKLVITEISIDFEGDAHFAALDPQEWEEVAHETHRAHAPNEFDYAFVTYRRKGAVAGAREASA
- the pmbA gene encoding metalloprotease PmbA, whose product is MAADMDVRQRFFPHTQDELKEIASDILRHAKSLGGTDAATEISEGDGLSVSVRRGEVETIEHNRDKMVGVTVFIGNKRGNASTSDFSPQALKDTVAAAYNIARFTAEDDCAGLAEAELLETAPRDLDLYHPWNLTADEAVEIARRAEDAAFATDPQIRNSEGASVSAQHSQFVLATSRGFLSGYPYSRHYVACAPIAGSGRNMQRDDWYTSQRSAAELADPEAVGRYAAQRALARIGARGLDTRKVPVLFEAPLAAGILGAFVQAVSGGALYRKTSFLVDSLGKPVFAPHVQIVEDPHVARAMGSAPFDEEGVRTKQRSVVKDGVVEGYFLSTYSARKLGMQTTGNAGGSHNLKLLSSKTRPEDDFEAMLKKLGTGLLLTELMGQGVNYVTGDYSRGASGFWVENGKIQYPVEEITVASTLQEMFHHIVAIGADTLVRGTKQTGSVLIERMTIAGQ
- a CDS encoding peptidase C39; this encodes MDRNLITVGCALCFTTCSLASVAHAAEPTTAPIFEDVAAVKLQPVDDTILAAQSGKGIAGDIISGVVVNLLSQWNLPNGTTAVAQGALAIVTNTLNQVSVQVGSSAAVIGSNNTSGNGANPNASATGGQNANVNGVSQITQVAGNGNSGNNQTVIDFNTPLNSLSGGTYNNETSSFASNTSGSVKASVAFGNGGISIALQTPAGLASQTINPGTSQQAGQIAQLLQIAGNNQQVVNALQLHLQTQQMSASMLRQLGVLQALQNTARR
- the orn gene encoding oligoribonuclease; protein product: MTDILESADQPSLVRSDMNLIWLDMEMTGLEPDTDRIIEIAVVVTNSTLDRLVEGPVLAIHQSDETLAKMDQWNQNTHGRSGLIDRVRASTVSEADATEQIREFLGQFVPPGKSPMCGNSICQDRRFMARWMPDLERFFHYRNLDVSTLKELCRRWQPAIYKGFQKRAMHTALADIHESIDELKYYREHFLIPAASAPVAEA
- a CDS encoding sigma 54-interacting transcriptional regulator, whose translation is MLYVARTPDETLTAHLKSRGWNVMVARSAHEAGRLIKPDVVCAGIVDLASFAARDLGGLEAGLRQQQIGWIALSTSERLTDPEVRRLIRHYCFDYVKIPVANATIDYLVSHAFGMVTLCDPDDIGSAPASDEDEMVGTCEAMQQLFRTIRKVANTDASVFISGESGTGKELTALAIHERSRRRKAPFIAINCGAIPHHLLQSELFGYERGAFTGANQRKIGRVEEADGGTLLLDEIGDLPLESQASLLRFLQEGKIERLGGRESIPIDVRIISATHLDLETAMRDGRFRADLFHRLCVLRVDEPPLRARGKDIEILAHHIMHKFKTDSARKIRGFTPSAIEAMYNYNWPGNVREMINRVRRAIVMAENKLISAEDLDLAHFTAQQTMSLAQAREAAEKRAIEAALLRHRHRLCEAALDLGVSRVTLSRLMGAYGLREMSAPDEEGLPNERAEASE
- a CDS encoding M48 family metallopeptidase, encoding MPTLYFTVLFAIAVVAMVGTKLWLASRQIRFVAAHREKVPGQFAATIALTAHQRAADYTVERTRLTMIEIVVSAAVLIGLTLLGGVQALDLAISDWLGRGYVGQIALIAAVIAITSVIDLPFDYYRQFGIEERFGFNRMGKGIFFADRIKGVLLGAAFGLPLLFVVLWLMNQAGSLWWLWTWVVWVVFQLLVLVLYPSFIAPLFNKFEPLKDEALKSRIEALMKRCGFAAKGLFVMDGSRRSAHGNAYFTGFGAAKRIVFFDTLLARLSGSEIEAVLAHELGHFKRRHVIKRMIVIFAVSLVMLALLGWLMQCVWFYEGLGVRPSLLGGNSGLALVLFFLALPVFLFFVTPLSSLSSRKHEFEADAFAATQTDAQDLVNALVKLYEDNASTLTPDPLYTAFYYSHPPASQRIDRLLRHA
- the mog gene encoding molybdopterin adenylyltransferase, which codes for MTKIARSHPDEIVIGLVSVSDRASTGVYEDKGIPALQEWLGTALSSPWQAVTRLIQDDAPTISATLVELVDQLGCDLVLTTGGTGPSRRDVTPEATLAVGTREMPGFGEQMRQISLNFVPTAILSRQVAVIRETAEHAALIVNLPGQPKSIRETLEGLRDEAGTVKVPGIFAAVPYCVDLIGGPYVETNASVVKAFRPKTAIRAPRPD
- the yjgA gene encoding ribosome biogenesis factor YjgA — translated: MTRKTRIQPMEPAADNVVDENGYDRPSKSQLKREMHALQELGEALIALPKDALKRMPMPEKLDDAVREARRITDHEGKRRQVQYVGRVMRSLHEDETAALRTALDSYNGVNKAETARMHWIERTREKLLADDAALTEFIRQHPAADPQEGRTLIRNARKEAQQSKPPRYFRELFQWIKHADGPAAAEDDADDAPEDNDDEDRA